In Deltaproteobacteria bacterium, the sequence GTGCAGCGCCCGCGCCACCAGCTCCTTGCCGCTCCCCGTGGGGCCCAGGATCATCCACCGGCATGTCCCAGGGCGCGAGGAGGGATGCGCGCGCGGAGCTTGGCGAGGAGGTCGCTCTTGCCAATCAGCCCCAGGCTGACCGGGTCGAACGGGGCGGCGCGCCCGGGGCCAGTGGGCGAGGGCGACAACTTGGCGTCCCTGTCGCGTGTGGCGGACATGGCCAACCCCGGCGCCGCCCCGAGGGCGGAATGCGGACCGGGCGGAAGGCCCGGCGTGCACGGAGGGCGGTAGTGCGAAGGGCGTGCCGAGTGGGATTTCGCGGAGTTGGGCGAAGTGTGGTGATCGCGCGGCGGACAGGGGGGGACCGTGCAGCGATCGCTTTGAAAGTAGGAGAAGGGAGGGTGTTGGGCCGCGGGGGGCACCTCGCACCGTGCCCACGGCGCGAAAACTGGTCAAAGGCATTCGCCATTCGCGTACGACTCTCCCCATCTGCGGGCGAGAGCCTGCGCCTAGCGGATGACGATGAACTCCCTGAATCTCGAGCTGCCTCGTCTCCTGACCTCGACGACGGCGTTCCCGCGTGCGCGGAGTCCGCTCATGAGAGCGGTATCAGGGTGGCCGTACTGGTTCTTTCCCACGGGCACGACGAAGACGACCTCCTCGTCAAGCTGAGCCTTCAATCTTGTCGGCGAGAAGTTGTGGCGTGAGCCATGGTGGGGCACCACGAACGTCCCGACCTCGGTCCATCGCTGGTGGCCAAGACAGGACGTGAGCGCATGTTCCCGCAGCTTGGTTGTAAGCAGAGCGTCGCCTGTGCCGACCCATGCAACTCTGCTGTTGCCTACGGCTTCAAAGCGCTTGTGACTGAACGCGTGGTCCTCGAGCGTCCAGCCGCTGCCTACCGGCCCCGAATACAGACTCATGCTCGTTCGGTTCCGATCTCTGCCGAACTGGCGGTACGCGTCGCCGATCGCTCGTCGGATGCTCGAGGTCTTTAGCGCATCGCGAGCGAGTTCTTGAAGCTTGGGGATCGAGGTGCTTGGGGCAAGACCGAGAATCTTGATTAGCTCATTCCGGAACCGTCCGTACTTCGGCGGTTCACGGAATACGTGAGGAACAAGCTCCCAGCTCACGGAAGTACCACTTGGCGAAATCGGAATCGCGTGACCGGACGGGATGCGCGCCACGCTTGACGGAGCGGCGACTTGCTTACCCGTCGCCTGAGGCGTGGCAGCATCTCCTTGAGCAACAGCATGTGGGGCGGAAACGCGGGCAT encodes:
- a CDS encoding MBL fold metallo-hydrolase produces the protein MVYVRREQFPVGQGGLHACRIEFDQSSFSYVYDCGSANRNALERQLESLKRMLGRGAQLDILAFSHLDDDHINGADDVLSAFDVDLVLAPYLEPWERLLLVGEYCANDRYTPSTGQLAADPGRYFTDRGARRVILVNGVAPPPGPAAATTTPRAPDMPPPENPQADRREIDARVSAPHAVAQGDAATPQATGKQVAAPSSVARIPSGHAIPISPSGTSVSWELVPHVFREPPKYGRFRNELIKILGLAPSTSIPKLQELARDALKTSSIRRAIGDAYRQFGRDRNRTSMSLYSGPVGSGWTLEDHAFSHKRFEAVGNSRVAWVGTGDALLTTKLREHALTSCLGHQRWTEVGTFVVPHHGSRHNFSPTRLKAQLDEEVVFVVPVGKNQYGHPDTALMSGLRARGNAVVEVRRRGSSRFREFIVIR